The nucleotide window cgccctctacctcttctcgagccctccacaaccagccgttCGCACCTCCTTACcagagcatctgggcttctcctctgaacgtgCCCGAACCACCTGAGCCTTgcttctcgcatcttgtcatcaatgggagccacgcacACTTTCtctcgaatatcatcattcctaatcttatccatcctactATGTCCGCACattcacctcaacatcctcatttctgctaccttcatcttctggatatgtgatttcttaatcggccaacactcagccccatacatcatggtcggcctaaccaccgctttatagaacttacctttgagtatcagtggcactctcttgtcacacaataCTCCAAATGCTAACCTCCACCAATCAgaataagaaaaattaaaataaaaatattggccattataataataataagaagaagaagaaactaactataaaaaaaggcaaaacaaagcaaatacaaaaaaaaaaggaaaaagaaataggGGTTTACAATAAAGGGCCAAGCCCATATGTAACCAAAAGCAAATAAAGAGCAAACGAAAGAGAGAAAGGGGAAATAAGGTCCGCTTCAGAAAAATGCAGAAAAGGGGTTtcaaaaggagaagaagaaaaaggctgGAACCAAATCTTGAGAAATCTTAAATACGCATTGGTCTTTACGGGTAACACTCGAATTTTTCATCTGGGTTCTTTTCTTCTAGTAATTCTTTTTATCTCAGTTCATATATTTGAAGGGTTTCACAAGGTATACAAAATTAAATACCAATAAGAATTATTCTAGGCAAAATAAGAGTCAAACATGAAACCTCGAGGGTTGGGTATTCTAAAATAGCTATGAATTAGcctaaataagaaaattaacatgagatcgatattatgtaattatagattgattggaggaatttGTACGAGTTGCTTGAGGTGAAGCAGTTGGTATTTCGGCAccagtactgtgagtagtaatcttaccgcaatttgtgttttcataacttgcatgatttacacatgatttttaatatgaatatgttaccgattattttaAGTTGCATGTGagacaagtcttttactcgatataataccgaaatagttatttgagatgaaTATCGTGGTATTAAATATTTTCGTTGTCACTAGATCTGTTTTActgttacttgaatttactgttatcaaaaagaaattatatgatttgataagaaccgaaatgccctatattgttttaaagtattttctacgagtatatacgaattacagagacaagtataaatgagagtagacattgaaggatcccgtagctaacgacgggttcgttagacctggtgcaccttgtaattacagattaccgttatagccctcgctagtgggaaggtagaactagcatactgTTACCGacttccctcgagtagggactaccgttatatttgacttcttgcgaagaagtccacagttataccgattacatgattcGTTCATTAAAACCTCCCaatgtgaatattgatattatacagtggttaccGAACTTATTACTGAACTGTTAGTggtattatactacaagaaaagcaTGATTAGACTGAAATtttttattgtttctgaaagggcattttgatgttatctgtttgagatactagcatgttttctgacttgtccccaaataaaaacggttgtggttaagtgttattactcactgagctagcgactcattccccgctatttttttttacagagacaacAGTTGACGTAGGCGAGGATTTCGTTAAGTAGAGCGCATTGGTTGAGAattcttggtgagcctcgcacttgtttGCGTGGGcgaatatttttattaattgttatggtcttttttttttgaattcttagagTCGCTCCCTAGTCATCCTTTTAGTGTCATGTGTATTATTTTTCTATTAGTCTTATGTCGAGTATCGTTCTTTATTATCAAAGtcggagataaattagtatttctggTTGTTAGTGGGTTGACTAGTAATAGTGAAGACTATTTtggttaattaataaattatggaTTGTTTGAATTGCTATTAGGGTGTTTGGTTGCTGATTTGAGACAGGATTTTTTTTTGAGATGGTCCAAAAACAGGGGAAATCttgtccgattttctgtaaaattaccgatgaggcttacttaggagcacttgctcctaagcgccggccacaatcctaaattgggtcgtgacaagttggtatcagagcttaggctttaagtcccgagtcatagagcaatgtttagtagagtcttgttcatgggCATGTAGGCGCCCATACATATGATCTCGAGGCTACTGGTCATTTAGGAAAgttttcccttctttcattctttgatcGTGCGTTGAGATAACTTGAGATTGACTTTGCAATATTTCTTTTGCAGATGGCTTGGACACGCACACCTTCATCTGCTGGACGTGGTGCTGGACGTGATGCTACCCGGGGTGGCGGTCAAATTGGGgttcatcaaactagaagacagactGCTCCTCAATCTCAAGTTGGGAACATGGGTCAAACCCAAGCTGTTATGCCAGATCAAGTGCAAGAGCAGGGAGTTCAAAACGCTCCACCACCAGTACCAACTGTTGTACCTACTGTTGTCTTACCTGCAGATGCAGTAGCAAGGCTATAGAATGTGTTAGAGGCATTGGTGCCTACTCAGGGCGGAAGTTCAACTCCTCAGGCTACTTTACAGACACAAGCACCTGCACAGACTCAGCCTTTTGGGAATAAAGAAGTATCCCTACACGAGTTCCTgaaattgaaatcaccaaaattcacagGTTCCGATAATTCAGCAGATCCTCAAGGTTTCTTGGATGGGACACTCAAGGCATTACGTGCTCTTGGATGTTCTAGTGAGAGAGTCGTGGAGCTCGCAACATACAAACTAGAGGATATGACCAACACATGGTATGAAACTGTATTGCTAGGAAGGCCAGCAGGAGCAGCACCACTGACATGGGACGAGTTCACTAAGTTGTTCAAGAATCATTTTCTTCCAGACAGTCTGATGCAACAATATGCTAGAGACTTTGAGAGATTGGTTCAGACTCGTGATATGGATGTGTCAACATATAATACTAAGTTCTGTAAGCTGGCTATATATGCTCTTCACTTAGTGCCTACCGAAGAAACTCGAGttcagaggtttgttgatggattgGTTGGTCGTATATACACTGCAGTAGCCCCACAAATGAAGACTTTATCCTACTTTGATGTAGTCGACCTTGCTAGAAAGATTGAAAACAAGGGGCGTGAGGAGCGTACAACTAGTGATTTACGTAAGAAGGCCAAGACAGGAGGGGCTTTCAGTGGTGGTTTTAGTGAAAATAGAAGAGCGGAAAATcaaggacaacaacaacaacatgcttctcagACAGGAACACACATGTCTTCACAGTCCACATACAGACCACATTACAGACAAGGTAATAGGAGACCATCATCTTCTGGACATCGTAATTCTGGGCAGATATATGCCACTACTCCAGTCTGCTAGACTTGTGGTAGATCACATTCGGGCCAATGTCGTGTTCTAACTAGAGAGTGCTTTCGGTGTGGCCAGTTGGGACATCACTTGAGGGATTGCCCTCAGCCTCCGAGAAATTTTAACCAGACTTCTATTCAGTCAGCTGCACCGACTCAGACTACTCGTGATACTTCAGGTGCTACAGATACATGAAATAGAGGTCGAGGTGCTGGAGACCGTGCTACTGTG belongs to Nicotiana tabacum cultivar K326 chromosome 6, ASM71507v2, whole genome shotgun sequence and includes:
- the LOC142181764 gene encoding uncharacterized protein LOC142181764 is translated as MTNTWYETVLLGRPAGAAPLTWDEFTKLFKNHFLPDSLMQQYARDFERLVQTRDMDVSTYNTKFCKLAIYALHLVPTEETRVQRFVDGLVGRIYTAVAPQMKTLSYFDVVDLARKIENKGREERTTSDLRKKAKTGGAFSGGFSENRRAENQGQQQQHASQTGTHMSSQSTYRPHYRQGNRRPSSSGHRNSGQIYATTPVC